A single region of the Brachypodium distachyon strain Bd21 chromosome 3, Brachypodium_distachyon_v3.0, whole genome shotgun sequence genome encodes:
- the LOC100830019 gene encoding nuclear transcription factor Y subunit B-3: protein MEMGFAAGTAANGGGGAAAATNGGGGGKAPAAAAIREQDRLMPIANVIRIMRRVLPPHAKISDDAKETIQECVSEYISFITGEANERCQREQRKTITAEDVLWAMSRLGFDDYVHPLGVYLHRFREFEGEARGGGLGAGAGGSLRSPRGGPAPGSASSMVPGAQHHHDMQMHAAAMYGNPMAPPHHHAFLMPQPHYGQQYEMYGGGEHGMGAAAYYGGGYAPGNGGHNGDSGSGGGGANTPQAVNFEHQQPFGYK, encoded by the coding sequence ATGGAGATGGGTTTCGCTGCAGGCACGGCGGcgaacggcggcggtggtgcggcggccgcgacgaacggcggcgggggagggaaggcgccggcggcggcggccatacGGGAGCAGGACCGTCTGATGCCGATCGCGAACGTGATCCGGATCATGCGTCGCGTGCTGCCGCCGCACGCCAAGATCTCGGACGACGCCAAGGAGACGATCCAGGAGTGCGTGTCGGAGTACATCAGCTTCATCACGGGGGAGGCCAACGAGCGGTGCCAGCGGGAGCAGCGCAAGACCATCACCGCCGAGGACGTGCTCTGGGCCATGTCCCGCCTCGGCTTCGACGACTACGTCCATCCGCTCGGCGTCTACCTCCACCGCTTCCGCGAGTTCGAGGGCGAggcccgtggcggcggcctcggcgccgGGGCAGGAGGCTCGCTCAGGTCCCCCCGCGGCGGGCCGGCGCCCGGGTCGGCGTCGTCCATGGTGCCTGGTGCTCAGCACCACCACGACATGCAGATGCACGCCGCGGCCATGTACGGGAAccccatggcgccgccgcaccaTCACGCGTTCCTCATGCCGCAGCCGCATTACGGGCAGCAGTACGAGAtgtacggcggcggcgagcatggGATGGGCGCCGCCGCGTACTACGGAGGTGGGTACGCGCCCGGAAACGGCGGACATAATGGagacagcggcagcggcggcgggggcgcaaACACGCCGCAGGCTGTCAACTTCGAGCACCAGCAGCCGTTCGGGTACAAGTAG
- the LOC100832873 gene encoding fasciclin-like arabinogalactan protein 1, producing MPSPGVLTVFLLLLLIFSASPLTCHATHNITSILASRRDLAEFSRQLTATGLADEINVRNTITVLAVDDAHMSSLKARGLHREALRRVLSLHVLVDYYDDAKLHRLPGGSAVVSTLFQASGDAPGSSGMVKISDRRGGRVAFLPQQQDEEAADDAQAAAVFYVKSVHETPYNISVLQVSAVISSPAAEAPSLPESARPNATDVMARNGCGRFASLAASAGAASRYEKTMANDGGLTIFCPGDDAMKAFMPAYRALSRDSQLAMLLYHGVARHYSLPALKAIGGAMRTLAMDTGNNGNDNDKYVLTAREAGSTVTLLSAAKEPATVTGTLMDADPLAVYIVDAVLVPMDGSSSGSFDGTEQGGAGDGGGDAAAKKKNAAATCRLSFVLMLLLGAIQVAALV from the coding sequence ATGCCGTCCCCCGGCGTCCTcaccgtcttcctcctcctgctcctcatCTTCTCCGCTTCTCCCCTGACGTGCCACGCCACCCACAACATCACCTCCATCCTCGCGTCTCGCCGCGACCTGGCCGAGTTCAGCCGCCAGCTGACGGCGACGGGCCTCGCGGACGAAATCAACGTGCGCAACACCATTACGGTGCTCGCCGTGGACGACGCCCACATGTCCTCCCTCAAGGCGCGCGGGCTCCACCGCGAGGCGCTCCGGCGCGTGCTCTCCCTCCACGTCCTCGTCGACTACTACGACGACGCCAAGCTGCACCGCCTCCCGGGCGGATCCGCCGTCGTCTCCACCCTCTTCCAGGCCTCCGGCGACGCCCCCGGCAGCTCCGGCATGGTCAAGATCTCCGaccgccgcggcgggcgcgtCGCGTTCCTTCCCCAGCAGCAGGACGAAGAAGCCGCGGACGACGCGCAGGCCGCCGCGGTGTTCTACGTCAAGTCGGTGCACGAGACGCCGTACAACATATCGGTGCTGCAGGTGAGCGCCGTgatctcgtcgccggcggccgagGCGCCGTCCTTGCCAGAGTCGGCGAGGCCCAACGCCACGGACGTCATGGCCAGGAACGGGTGTGGCCGCTTCGCGTCCCTCGCGGCTTCGGCCGGCGCGGCCTCGCGGTACGAGAAGACGATGGCCAACGATGGCGGGCTGACAATTTTCTGCCCGGGGGACGACGCGATGAAGGCGTTCATGCCGGCGTACAGGGCGCTCAGCCGGGACTCGCAGCTCGCGATGCTGCTGTACCACGGCGTGGCGAGGCACTACTCCTTGCCGGCGCTCAAGGCGATCGGCGGGGCGATGCGCACTCTGGCCATGGACACCGGCAACAACGGCAACGACAATGACAAGTACGTCCTCACGGCGCGCGAGGCCGGGAGCACGGTGACGCTGCTCTCTGCCGCGAAGGAGCCGGCCACGGTCACCGGCACGCTCATGGACGCCGACCCCCTCGCCGTGTACATCGTCGACGCGGTGCTGGTGCCCATGGATGGCTCGTCGTCCGGTTCATTTGATGGTACCGAGCAAGGCGGTGCCGGGGACGGGGGAGGAGATGCTGctgcgaagaagaagaatgccGCGGCTACGTGCCGGCTGTCGTTCGTGTTGATGCTTCTGCTGGGAGCAATCCAAGTGGCGGCGCTCGTTTGA